Sequence from the Bubalus kerabau isolate K-KA32 ecotype Philippines breed swamp buffalo chromosome 17, PCC_UOA_SB_1v2, whole genome shotgun sequence genome:
TCACGTGGGGTCCAGTCACAGGCTGGtatctgggggaggggagaggatgcCCCAGGTTGGGCaaagggggagggtgggatggaggCCGGCTTCCCGTGAATGATGGAATCATAGACAACCTGGAATGAGATGGAGAGCTGAGGCAGTCAGGTGCCTCCTGCCCCATTCCGGACAGTGCAGAGAGGCAGCCAAGACCCAGAGAGGGTGGGCAGCCTACTCAGAGTCCAACAGTCCCCAGACTCCTGCCCCCAGAATGTAAAACTCCCACAGGGTCTCGTGATGCTGCTCTCTGTCCAGGGTCCCAGGAAGCATCCAACCctgatttcttcttctctttccagAAGCACCACAGGAACACGACCCATTCACCTACGGTGAGGGAGGGGCATCTTTCTCTGGGTGCTGGGCTTGGTTAGCCTGCCCTAcctctctctgtttctgtctccatCATTCTCTAGACTCTCGGTGTTTACATCTTTGGCATTCTCATTCTTTATCTCTTGATTTGGCTCTCTGACTCTTTCGGTCTCGATCTCCCTTTGTCCCTGTCTCTCTGTGGGTCTCTGTCTCTCTATTtggtccctctctgtctctctgattcTTTCTCCTTTTACCTCTTAGTATCCCACGGCTCCTCCTCTGTTGCCACCTGcctttctcccctccctgcccccctttCCCTCTCCATCATCCTTCCTTACTCGAttgcttcctccctcctccttgccCTGTCCACCTCCTACCTTTTCTCCCTGATCCCCCTTCTCCCACATagctccttcctcctcccactgatgtcctttctctcctcttccccatCCTTCCTCTTTGCCCCTTCCTCCCCATTCTGCCCCTTTCCtatccttcctcctcccctccctgcatTCACCCTCCTCCCTGCATTCACCCGCCTCCCTGCTGCCCACAGACTACCAATCCCTGCGGATCGGAGGCCTTATAATCGCCGGGATTCTCTTCATCCTGGGCATACTCATCGTCTTGAGTGAGTCCCCCTACCTTGCCTTCAGTCGCTTCCGGTGTCTGCCCCAGCCCCGCCCAACCTCCCGCTCCGCCTTCAACCCCGCCCCATCTGTGCTCTTGGCCCCGCCTTTGTTTCTGTCCACCCCACTTTCCTCCCTGGGCCTTGCACCTGTTCTGCCCCTGCCCTCAGCCACGTCCCAGTTTCTGCCCTTCCCCCATTCCCGCCTCCGGCCCCGCCCCGTCCTTATCCTGCCTGCCCTCGGGCCCGCCCCGCCTCTatccccgccccggccccgcccccactTCTAGCCCCGCTCCCGGCCCCTCCCCGTTCCTATCCCCGCCCTGGACACGCCCCCCACTTCTATCCCCGCCCtcggccccgcccctgccccaccctTATCCTTAGCCACGCCAGCCCGGGCAAGCGAGATCTGTGGCTCGCTGTGCGCTGTGCGGCTTAGAGGAGAATCTCAGTGCACTCCTCTCCACGCCCCCATCCACAGGCAGAAGATGCCGGTGCAAATTCAACCAGCAGCAGAGGTAAGAAGCCTCTCTGGACCCTCATCTCCTCCCGCTCTAAAGGAACGTTGGGGGTGAGAAGAGAAGTCCACTCAATCCACAGCCAGACCCTTTGGCAAATATGTATTAAACACCTACTACGTGCCCAGCCCCAAGCCAGGCCTTGGCACCAAGCCACGAGTT
This genomic interval carries:
- the FXYD1 gene encoding phospholemman, with amino-acid sequence MASLSHILVLCVGLLAMVNAEAPQEHDPFTYDYQSLRIGGLIIAGILFILGILIVLSRRCRCKFNQQQRTGEPDEEEGTFRSSIRRLSTRRR